One genomic segment of Gossypium arboreum isolate Shixiya-1 chromosome 3, ASM2569848v2, whole genome shotgun sequence includes these proteins:
- the LOC108475830 gene encoding U-box domain-containing protein 19-like codes for MIQKSSGSGRRILTCPAIHPCDSISPSTLLNSLIDLGGDICSYKSKVFSVNKRNARETFRQIANILLFLQEIRDTTSDLPHPVILSLSELHLTFQKIRCLLEDCTRDGTRAWMLVSSDWAANQFRIVIRGLATGLDVFPLSTVDMSNEAKDLVELIIRQVRKASFDPDPDDKKAVKDLMRIMNHFEEGIAPDPIEIRRILEHLGIDKWSSCNKEVKFLDSEIGTEFSNEENKTKLELLCSLMGFMSYCRCVIFDTVDFESQHLNGQCSNISKDLKGINVDDLKCPISLEMMSDPVTLSSGHTYDRCSILKWFRSGNATCPKTGEKLTSTELVPNLVLKGLIQQYCAENGIPVVVSRGKNRDISRTVMAGSSAGEGAMKMLAGFLINKLVNGSGEEMNKAAFEIRVLTKTSIFNRSCLVESGTIPHLLKLLLSEDSNTQENSIAALLNLSKHSKGKCVIVENEGLDLIVHVLRKGLKIEAQQHAAATLYYLASVEENRVLIGENPEAIPGLVELVKNENHHCKRNALVAIFGLLVHPENHWRLLASGVVPLLLNLLRDSEREDLVTDSLAILATLAEKIDGTVAILRRGALQLLVGILDTCTSRTGKEYCVSMLLALCVNGGLDVVARLVKIPSLMGSLYSQLSEGTSRASKKASAIIKILHQFYENNSSSASVTPVLPREQFVHVW; via the coding sequence ATGATCCAAAAATCGAGTGGGTCGGGTCGCCGGATTCTGACATGCCCGGCAATACATCCTTGCGATTCCATTTCTCCTTCAACTCTTCTAAACTCGCTGATCGATCTTGGTGGAGACATTTGCAGTTACAAATCCAAGGTTTTCTCCGTCAACAAGAGAAATGCGCGGGAAACGTTTCGTCAAATCGCGAACATTCTTCTTTTCCTCCAGGAGATCCGAGATACGACGTCGGATCTACCTCATCCGGTCATCCTCAGCTTGTCCGAGCTCCATCTGACTTTCCAGAAAATTCGATGCCTTCTGGAAGACTGCACCCGCGACGGGACTCGAGCGTGGATGCTAGTGAGTTCGGATTGGGCTGCGAACCAATTCCGGATCGTGATCCGGGGCCTGGCTACGGGTCTGGATGTTTTCCCTCTTTCAACCGTTGACATGTCAAATGAAGCCAAGGATTTGGTTGAGCTAATCATAAGACAAGTTAGGAAAGCTTCATTCGATCCCGACCCGGATGATAAAAAGGCCGTGAAAGATCTCATGCGGATCATGAACCATTTCGAGGAAGGAATCGCACCTGATCCGATTGAGATCAGACGGATCTTGGAGCATCTCGGGATTGATAAATGGAGCAGTTGTAACAAGGAAGTGAAATTCTTGGATTCAGAAATCGGAACCGAGTTTTCCAAtgaagaaaacaaaacaaaattagaGCTTCTGTGTAGCTTAATGGGATTCATGAGCTATTGCAGATGCGTAATATTTGACACCGTTGACTTCGAAAGTCAGCATCTCAATGGCCAGTGTAGCAACATCAGCAAAGATCTTAAAGGAATCAACGTTGATGATCTCAAGTGTCCGATCTCGTTAGAAATGATGTCGGATCCAGTAACTTTATCATCGGGCCACACCTACGACCGTTGTTCGATTTTAAAATGGTTCAGGTCGGGGAATGCCACTTGTCCCAAGACGGGCGAGAAGCTTACCAGTACGGAACTGGTTCCCAATCTTGTCTTGAAAGGGTTGATCCAACAATATTGTGCTGAAAACGGCATCCCAGTCGTCGTTTCCAGGGGAAAGAATCGTGATATTTCGAGGACAGTAATGGCGGGGAGTTCAGCCGGTGAAGGTGCAATGAAGATGTTGGCTGGTTTTCTCATTAACAAACTTGTTAATGGAAGTGGTGAAGAGATGAACAAGGCGGCATTTGAGATTCGGGTTCTTACTAAAACAAGCATTTTTAACAGGTCTTGTTTGGTTGAATCCGGCACGATCCCACATTTATTGAAGCTGTTGTTATCTGAAGATTCCAACACCCAAGAAAATTCCATTGCTGCTCTCTTGAATCTTTCCAAGCATTCAAAAGGCAAATGTGTTATAGTGGAGAATGAAGGGTTGGATTTGATCGTCCATGTTTTAAGAAAGGGACTTAAAATTGAAGCTCAACAACATGCGGCTGCTACGTTGTATTATCTTGCTTCAGTTGAGGAGAACAGGGTTCTGATCGGTGAAAATCCTGAGGCTATTCCAGGATTAGTAGAGTTGGTTAAGAATGAAAACCATCACTGCAAGAGGAATGCATTGGTTGCTATTTTTGGGCTTCTAGTGCATCCCGAGAACCATTGGAGGCTTCTTGCATCTGGGGTTGTTCCTTTGTTGCTCAATCTTTTGAGAGATTCAGAAAGAGAAGATCTCGTAACTGATTCTCTAGCCATTTTAGCTACTCTAGCAGAGAAAATTGATGGCACAGTCGCAATTTTACGCCGTGGTGCCTTGCAATTGTTAGTAGGGATCTTAGATACCTGCACTTCAAGAACAGGGAAGGAGTACTGCGTTTCCATGCTGTTGGCTCTGTGTGTCAATGGCGGACTAGATGTGGTTGCTCGTTTGGTGAAGATTCCTTCTCTTATGGGATCCTTGTATTCCCAACTTAGTGAAGGTACATCTCGAGCTAGCAAAAAGGCCAGTGCAATCATCAAGATTCTGCACCAGTTTTATGAAAACAACAGCTCCTCAGCTTCAGTGACTCCAGTTCTTCCCCGAGAACAATTCGTTCACGTATGGTAA
- the LOC108474902 gene encoding probable serine/threonine-protein kinase PBL22, whose product MGMDLAFPFMNVFVLFATLDFAFSLDSVGNCILDIKNPSSTKEPNCELGNWGGFINSSCCGGAFEQYLLALGRRASLTKAIYLNSTQQSNCLSAMASFEKDVYGCGIQKLTSGASSCSDYTVTNVINKLGDRFQNFQEDCKVLRTGRGVEHLCNSCLRRWEEINGSSDYKQHRAIDDDDDICRFAALVSMISNRVEDENWVYAVFQCLRESAFSLDEHEGTANDNIHKRGFWVLIGGLAGALIIVVIATWICYRKRKEQSLGKESDFSENSGSQKISIKELYSATNYFNASNFIGQGIAGKVYKGLLSNGQYVAIKHIINDGQIETFVREVRSLSHIKHPNLVALVGYCENEDECFLVYELCHHGNLSEWLYGKDKGLSWIQRLKIAIDSARGLWFLHTYPEGSIVHRDIKPTNILINDKFQAKLADFGLSKVMDIGQSHVSSEVRGTFGYVDPEYRRNHRVNVSGDVYSFGIVLLQLLSGQRVLNMNLHRPLPLSKMAKVLTREGDTTKFADPKLNGEYSLEAFDLVLKLALSCIGIKQERPSMEQVVLRLQKALNISIQAKPVASRGKIIY is encoded by the exons ATGGGCATGGATTTAGCATTTCCCTTCATGAATGTCTTTGTTTTGTTTGCCACACTTGATTTTGCTTTTTCTCTGGATTCAGTAGGTAATTGCATTCTTGATATTAAAAACCCTTCCTCCACCAAGGAGCCAAATTGCGAATTAGGCAACTGGGGTGGGTTCATCAATAGCAGTTGCTGTGGAGGAGCCTTTGAACAATACCTTCTTGCACTTGGGCGGCGAGCAAGCCTTACAAAAGCCATTTACTTGAATTCCACGCAACAAAGCAACTGCTTATCAGCAATGGCGAGCTTCGAGAAAGATGTATACGGCTGTGGTATTCAGAAGCTAACAAGTGGAGCCAGCAGCTGTTCAGACTATACAGTCACCAATGTTATCAATAAGCTAGGAGATAGATTCCAAAACTTTCAAGAAGATTGTAAGGTGTTACGCACCGGTCGTGGAGTGGAACATTTGTGCAATTCATGTTTAAGAAGATGGGAAGAGATTAATGGATCATCAGACTATAAACAGCATCGTgctattgatgatgatgatgatatatGTAGATTTGCAGCATTGGTATCCATGATAAGCAATAGGGTTGAGGATGAGAACTGGGTCTATGCAGTCTTTCAATGCCTCAGAGAAAGTGCTTTTTCCTTGG ATGAACATGAAGGCACCGCTAACGATAATATCCATAAAAGAG GTTTTTGGGTCTTAATTGGTGGATTAGCAGGAGCTTTGATAATAGTAGTCATTGCTACATGGATCTGCTacagaaaaaggaaagaacaaagcCTGGGAAAAG AATCGGATTTCTCCGAGAATTCCGGCTCTCAGAAAATTTCAATCAAAGAACTTTATTCAGCAACAAACTATTTCAATGCATCAAACTTCATTGGCCAAGGCATAGCTG GAAAAGTATACAAGGGTCTTCTCTCAAATGGTCAGTACGTTGCGATTAAGCACATCATCAATGATGGACAGATAGAAACCTTCGTGAGGGAAGTCAGAAGCCTATCACATATCAAGCATCCgaatcttgtagctttggttggCTATTGTGAGAATGAAGATGAATGCTTCCTAGTCTATGAACTGTGCCATCATGGGAACCTATCAGAGTGGCTATATG GGAAGGATAAAGGTCTTTCATGGATTCAAAGACTAAAGATTGCAATTGACAGTGCAAGGGGACTCTGGTTTCTCCACACTTACCCAGAAGGCAGCATTGTTCATCGTGATATCAAG CCAACAAATATCCTAATCAATGATAAATTTCAAGCAAAACTAGCAGATTTCGGTTTGTCTAAAGTTATGGACATAGGCCAATCCCATGTGAGCTCAGAAGTGAGAGGAACATTTGGTTATGTTGATCCCGAGTACCGTAGAAACCACCGTGTGAATGTCTCTGGGGATGTTTACAGTTTTGGTATAGTACTTCTTCAACTTTTGTCAGGGCAGAGGGTGCTTAATATGAATCTTCACAGACCATTGCCTCTAAGTAAAATG gCAAAAGTACTCACTAGGGAAGGGGACACAACCAAGTTTGCAGACCCGAAACTTAACGGGGAATACTCGTTAGAAGCTTTCGACCTTGTGCTCAAGCTAGCTTTGTCATGCATAGGGATAAAGCAGGAAAGGCCATCCATGGAGCAGGTGGTGTTAAGACTACAAAAAGCACTTAATATCTCAATACAAGCAAAGCCAGTTGCATCCCGTGGAAAAATCATATACTAA
- the LOC108475979 gene encoding RNA-binding motif protein 25 isoform X2: MIRPPFPPRPPGAIGVMPTVSRPPVPGARPIIPPVIRPAVPNVTPTEKPQTTVYIGKIAPTVDNDFMLSLLHLCGPVKSWKRPSNGTPKAFGLCDFESAEGVLRAVRLLSKFNIDGQELVVNVSQATKEYLEKYVEKKTENAKKLNEPPSAESEKEGENAVGDVKNESSTTSVEDPKKNSDSANKENIMDIANSGIVTDEDREADRDASEKLAGMIEERLKTNPLPPPPPQTAPDGSGKSNSDLPVKSRDGNSDIDLMRNDGAEGKNDDETTSESKATIENDRPETSSPDRRYDRSRDREQDLKRDKEREIERLERETERERMRKEREQRRKIEEAEREYEKFLRDWEQREKDKEKQRQYEKEREKERERKRKKEIRYDEEDDDDEDSRKRLRRSVLEEKRRKRLREKEDDLADRLKEEKEIAEAKKRAEEEQLQLQQQRDALKLLSGRFANGAAKNVLAEEPSTESKDKAVEQHYEHESSHENQISGDGNMQNGSVDESNVAFVSASDTRQSGNAPRKLGFGLVGSGKRTTVPSVFHEEEDDDAQKEKKMRPLVPIDYSTEELQAVQPGAPAPNLVAAAEFAKRISNVNPKEEKSDAERERSRRSYDKSSRDKDRNDEDSRSRDESKEKIPDRDRDREHGQDKVKTTDNQKLLDAKQLIDMIPKTKEELFSYEINWNVYDQHALHERMRPWISKKITEFLGEEEKTLVDYIVSGTQEHVKASQMLELLQSILDEEAEMFVLKMWRMLIFEIKKVETGLALRSRS; encoded by the exons ATGATTCGGCCTCCATTCCCTCCACGCCCACCTGGAGCTATTGGTGTGATGCCAACAGTTTCACGGCCTCCTGTTCCTGGTGCTCGCCCAATTATTCCTCCTGTCATTAGACCAGCTGTTCCTAATGTTACTCCAACAGAGAAACCACAAACGACAGTTTATATTGGCAAGATAGCACCAACAGTGGACAACGACTTCATGCTGTCTCTCCTTCAT CTTTGTGGACCTGTCAAGAGTTGGAAACGCCCCTCTAATGGGACACCAAAAGCATTTGGGCTTTGTGATTTTGAGTCTGCTGAAGGGGTTCTTCGTGCAGTGCGCCTACTTAGCAAATTTAATATTGACGGACAAGAATTAGTG GTAAACGTTAGTCAAGCAACAAAGGAATATCTGGAGAAGTATGTTGAAAAGAAAACTGAAAACGCAAAGAAACTAAATGAACCTCCATCTGCAGAGTCTGAGAAAGAAGGTGAAAATGCAGTAGGTGATGTGAAGAATGAATCTTCAACAACTTCTGTTGAGGATCCAAAGAAGAACAGTGACAGTGCCAACAAAGAAAATATCATGGACATTGCCAACTCTGGCATTGTCACTGATGAAGACCGTGAGGCTGATCGAGATGCTTCAGAAAAGCTTGCTGGCATGATTGAGGAAAGGTTAAAGACCAATCCTCTCCCACCACCACCTCCACAAACTGCTCCTGATGGTTCTGGGAAATCAAATTCAGATTTGCCTGTTAAATCAAGGGATGGGAACTCTGATattgatttaatgagaaatg ATGGAGCTGAAGGTAAAAATGATGATGAGACTACCAGTGAGAGCAAAGCGACAATTGAAAATGATCGACCTGAGACAAGCTCACCTGATCGTAGATATGATAGGAGTAGAGACAGAGAGCAAGATCTTAAGAGGGACAAGGAGCGTGAAATTGAAAGATTAGAAAGAGAAACAGAGCGTGAAAGGATGAGAAAAGAGAGGGAACAGAGAAGGAAGATTGAGGAGGCAGAGCGTGAGTATGAAAAATTTCTTAGAGATTGGGAGCAAAGAGAAAAGGACAAGGAGAAGCAAAGACAGTATGAGAAGGAAAGGGAGAAAGAGAGGGAACGCAAACGAAAGAAGGAGATTCGctatgatgaagaagatgatgacgaTGAAGATTCAAGAAAAAGGCTGCGTAGGAGTGTTTTGGAGGAAAAGAGGAGGAAGAGATTGCGGGAGAAGGAGGATGACTTGGCTGATAGactcaaagaagagaaagaaattgCTGAGGCCAAGAAAAGGGCAGAGGAGGAGCAGCTGCAACTGCAGCAGCAGCGAGATGCATTAAAGCTTTTGTCTGGTCGCTTTGCAAATGGAGCTGCAAAGAATGTGTTGGCTGAAGAACCTAGCACCGAAAGCAAAGATAAGGCAGTTGAACAGCATTATGAGCACGAATCAAGTCATGAAAACCAGATATCTG GTGATGGGAATATGCAAAATGGTTCTGTTGATGAATCAAATGTGGCCTTTGTTTCTGCATCAGATACACGGCAGAGTGGGAATGCACCAAGGAAGTTAGGTTTTGGTCTAGTTGGATCTGGAAAGCGGACTACTGTCCCATCTGTTTTCCATGAGGAGGAAGATGATGATGCACAGAAGGAGAAGAAAATGAGGCCCCTGGTTCCCATTGATTACTCTACTGAGGAACTGCAGGCTGTCCAACCTGGCGCACCAGCACCAAATCTGGTTGCAGCTGCTGAATTTGCAAAGCGAATATCAAATGTTAACCCTAAAGAGGAAAAGTCTGATGCAGAAAGAGAGCGAAGCAGACGTTCTTACGATAAATCTAGTAGGGATAAAGATCGTAATGATGAGGACAGTCGCAGCAGAGATGAGAGCAAAGAGAAGATCCCTGATCGGGATAGAGACAGGGAACATGGACAGGATAAGGTGAAAACAACAGATAACCAGAAGCTTTTGGATGCCAAACAACTAATCGATATGATTCCTAAGACCAAGGAGGAACTATTCTCATACGAGATAAACTGGAATGTGTATGATCAG CATGCATTGCATGAGAGAATGAGACCCTGGATCTCAAAGAAAATTACGGAGTTTTTGGGAGAAGAAGAGAAAACACTGGTTGATTACATCGTGTCGGGTACTCAGGAACATGTTAAGGCTTCCCAAATGCTGGAGCTGCTGCAGTCTATATTAGATGAAGAAGCGGAGATGTTTGTGCTTAAGATGTGGAGGATGCtgatatttgaaattaaaaaagtaGAAACTGGCCTGGCTTTGCGGTCGAGATCCTGA